One window from the genome of Haladaptatus paucihalophilus DX253 encodes:
- a CDS encoding Mrp/NBP35 family ATP-binding protein — MDETDVRAVLRTVEDPDLGEDIVSLGLVNDVTVEDETARISLALGAPYAPHESEIANRVREALNDEGIDTELSARVDTQLSPEEQVLPGVKNIIAVASGKGGVGKSTVAVNLAAGLAKLGARVGLFDADVYGPNVPRMVDANERPRATEEQKLVPPEKFGVKLMSMAFLTGKDDPVIWRGPMVHKVLTQLWEDVEWGQLDYMVVDLPPGTGDTQLTLLQSVPVTGAVIVTTPQQVALDDANKGLQMFGKHDTPVLGIAENMSTFKCPDCGGEHDIFGHGGGAEFAEDHEMPFLGSIPLDPSVRSGGDEGEPIVLDDESDTGESFRTLTENVANNVGIINRRRQQQE, encoded by the coding sequence ATGGATGAAACTGACGTTCGAGCCGTTCTCCGAACGGTCGAAGACCCGGACCTCGGCGAAGATATCGTCTCTCTCGGACTCGTAAACGACGTTACGGTCGAAGACGAGACTGCACGGATTTCACTCGCGCTCGGTGCACCCTACGCACCCCACGAGTCGGAAATCGCGAATCGCGTCCGCGAAGCGCTCAACGACGAGGGAATCGACACCGAACTCTCCGCACGCGTCGATACCCAGCTCTCCCCGGAAGAGCAGGTGCTTCCGGGCGTGAAAAACATTATCGCAGTCGCATCGGGAAAGGGCGGCGTCGGAAAAAGCACCGTCGCGGTCAACCTCGCGGCAGGACTCGCAAAGCTCGGTGCCCGCGTCGGCCTGTTCGACGCCGACGTCTACGGCCCGAACGTCCCGCGGATGGTGGACGCCAACGAGCGACCGCGGGCCACCGAGGAGCAAAAGCTCGTCCCGCCCGAGAAGTTCGGCGTGAAACTGATGAGCATGGCGTTCCTCACCGGCAAGGACGATCCCGTAATCTGGCGCGGCCCGATGGTTCACAAGGTCCTCACACAGCTCTGGGAGGACGTCGAATGGGGGCAGCTCGACTACATGGTCGTTGACCTACCCCCCGGAACCGGAGACACGCAACTCACGCTCCTCCAGAGCGTCCCCGTCACCGGTGCCGTCATCGTTACGACGCCCCAGCAGGTCGCGCTCGACGACGCGAACAAAGGTCTCCAGATGTTCGGCAAACACGACACCCCCGTCCTCGGTATCGCCGAAAACATGAGTACCTTCAAATGCCCCGACTGTGGCGGCGAACACGATATCTTCGGCCACGGCGGTGGGGCCGAATTCGCCGAGGACCACGAGATGCCCTTCCTCGGCTCGATACCGCTCGACCCCTCCGTGCGAAGCGGCGGCGACGAAGGAGAGCCCATCGTCCTCGACGACGAGAGCGACACCGGAGAGTCGTTCCGCACCCTGACCGAAAACGTCGCCAACAACGTCGGCATCATCAACCGCCGCCGCCAGCAACAGGAGTGA
- the moaA gene encoding GTP 3',8-cyclase MoaA, whose translation MLEDSFGREVTGVRVSLTDRCNFDCVYCHNEGLGDTRGPMEPGDDEMGTDDVVRFLEVAREFDVGKVKFTGGEPMLREDLEEIIRRTPDGMETSLTTNGTFLPGRAEELRKAGLSRVNVSQDALDPKAFAEVTKSGAYDKVLEGVEAALDAGLDPVKLNMVVFEATAGYVPKMVEHVAENDGLQLQLIEYMPELTGNPEWAIDIQRVHDWLEEQADEIEIREMHGRKRYWVGGGMVEIVDPVENPSFCSNCHRVRVTHEGFLKGCLNRNDDLRPMGEMTKPEIRSAFRETVANRVPYYGEYMVRNDDGEWEINDRYIDDQYIDA comes from the coding sequence ATGCTCGAAGACTCGTTCGGGCGCGAGGTTACGGGGGTGCGCGTTTCGCTGACCGACCGGTGTAATTTCGATTGCGTCTACTGCCACAACGAGGGATTAGGCGATACACGCGGACCGATGGAGCCGGGTGACGACGAGATGGGTACCGACGACGTGGTTCGGTTTCTCGAAGTCGCCCGCGAGTTCGACGTCGGAAAGGTGAAGTTCACCGGCGGCGAGCCGATGCTCCGGGAGGACTTGGAGGAGATAATCCGCCGGACGCCCGACGGGATGGAGACGTCCCTGACTACGAACGGGACGTTTCTTCCGGGGCGCGCGGAGGAACTCCGGAAAGCGGGATTGTCCCGCGTAAACGTCTCACAGGACGCGCTCGACCCGAAAGCGTTCGCGGAGGTAACGAAGAGCGGTGCGTACGACAAGGTGCTCGAAGGGGTCGAAGCGGCGCTCGATGCTGGACTCGACCCGGTAAAGCTCAACATGGTCGTTTTCGAAGCGACGGCTGGCTACGTTCCGAAGATGGTGGAACACGTCGCGGAGAACGACGGGTTGCAGTTGCAACTCATCGAATACATGCCGGAACTGACCGGCAATCCCGAGTGGGCGATCGACATCCAGCGGGTTCACGATTGGCTCGAAGAACAGGCCGACGAAATAGAAATCCGCGAGATGCACGGGCGGAAACGATACTGGGTCGGCGGCGGAATGGTCGAAATCGTGGACCCGGTGGAGAACCCGAGCTTCTGTTCCAATTGTCACCGCGTGCGCGTCACGCACGAAGGATTCCTAAAAGGTTGTCTGAATCGCAACGACGACCTCCGACCGATGGGAGAGATGACGAAACCCGAAATCCGGTCGGCGTTTCGTGAGACGGTGGCGAATCGAGTCCCGTACTACGGCGAATACATGGTCCGAAACGACGACGGGGAATGGGAGATAAACGACCGCTACATCGACGACCAGTATATCGACGCGTGA
- a CDS encoding 30S ribosomal protein S13, with product MSTEQPQDEDDDLRYFVRIGQTDLDGTKTVERSLSEMNGIGRRTARIVAEEADVDRKATFGRLDDDDIERVVEAVENYADEVPAWLTNHRKEYFSGETTHETGNDLSMSRRRDLNRMQMIDSYKGVRHKRGQKVRGQRTKSTGRTEGTIGVNVEEIKEAAGEEAEGEE from the coding sequence ATGAGTACCGAACAACCACAGGACGAAGACGACGACCTTCGGTACTTCGTCCGCATCGGGCAAACTGACCTCGATGGGACGAAGACCGTAGAGCGGTCCCTCTCCGAAATGAACGGGATCGGTCGTCGAACGGCCCGAATCGTCGCCGAGGAGGCGGACGTCGACCGGAAGGCGACGTTCGGCCGACTCGACGATGACGACATCGAACGTGTCGTTGAGGCCGTCGAAAACTACGCCGACGAAGTTCCTGCGTGGCTCACGAACCACCGCAAGGAGTACTTCTCCGGCGAGACGACTCACGAGACCGGCAACGACCTGTCGATGTCCCGACGCCGGGACCTCAACAGGATGCAGATGATCGACTCCTACAAAGGCGTCCGACACAAGCGTGGACAGAAGGTTCGCGGTCAGCGAACCAAGTCCACGGGTCGTACCGAGGGTACGATCGGTGTCAACGTCGAGGAGATCAAAGAAGCCGCAGGGGAAGAAGCCGAGGGTGAAGAATAA
- a CDS encoding PKD domain-containing protein, producing the protein MNRVVSSTIVLLLLTTTFLPSVTTANEPPLADAGLDQHVARGSTVLLDATGSHDPDGYVEGYEWTIETPGNRTIEPNCPSCPQTRFRPNTVGTYTVSVTVTDEDGTKSRDSLYITVSPGESPTVDVSGSRTPFVGQQTVYSATIDAGSASLDHIVWSLDGTAIATDSLSGAKDVDTITRTFPNTGTRTVTATVYDTDGQTDTDSIDLSVRSNGSPPPSSSTAQKYTPTVAGDSLITGTAPFRGTYRLKSIPTPNQIRSVRWFGDGVRLASGRTLTTDWKAGDHSLYAAVSYSDGSHDIARFSDGTTTVVADPKPTIDLPSLDSYGAVSGRTTATDPYGNLQSVRVQLGGKRIGHTKMDATSPGAMQRHRSVSFDTRDFKVGKKYTLSVTAVDFHGQKSTLKRTITPAKMPKIIQSGFVKNDVDSYDERIDPKRYTAHHVTKIDLNGVDPSDVKFHFTTKHEKKLIKLSGEESVNGDILSINTLWAGSTPKNYDIVQNINIENPNSGNSEWFYEEKHFLHVNPSPPEIRLSVIRDGGTGYRPTNLGMVVDAGDSFDPDGSELRYIWKQGANPITPDNTTAKFSSVELAGLEVRDGYNKSASVNSHFLNYFAPEIKNVELLSDGPYKPNETIRLRVTTERYKFSKNSYHLRYDLGISIEGASGSITDWQKDKITKRSLKENFHGTDPRYYTGIVELPASQLFRKNDTVKVRVYNEERPETYNEIEIPDVEVMRRYGQFWTNPRIKSTEYFVNRPTYDWKLATSPEKRDRYLSKGYSVDQKSRDGFEYSLEERKKVRDAKYEDVDRSFSTELQQSAFLQGHPNWWSTGRKAEKYTYTTTEHEWHDSKSGRGRFTGETRRVQVHPAQYRTLKQFAHEHEVTKTGTRTVRKTKQVEVTKTDTKYVMQCRPNGICFEVPEQYTYTTTVSRTYTTTETYTYTVTETDTYWSYQKFNFDDYYTGEQKRVKVEDAEYDTEYRFEYSERHTGVDYTYGVQTREKVRDAQYEWQEQSTTTKRDVAMSFARNSDWRIGSYRPNVKWSLKKRTGTETKTVDQYLESDTVVMTYVTAKVDLVRQYVTEGGEIQNNTVGEKIVDESFQNLLTDSDLRTQLKHHRDQRENGCNGETNCMT; encoded by the coding sequence ATGAACCGAGTCGTATCGAGCACCATCGTGCTACTACTACTCACGACGACATTTCTACCGTCGGTAACGACGGCGAACGAACCGCCGCTCGCGGACGCTGGTCTCGACCAGCACGTCGCGCGAGGAAGCACCGTCCTTCTCGACGCCACTGGCTCACACGACCCGGATGGATACGTCGAAGGATACGAATGGACGATAGAGACACCCGGTAATCGAACGATCGAACCGAACTGTCCGAGTTGTCCGCAAACCCGATTCCGTCCGAACACCGTCGGAACGTACACGGTATCTGTGACGGTTACCGACGAGGATGGTACTAAAAGTCGAGACTCGCTCTACATCACCGTGTCGCCGGGCGAGTCCCCGACCGTTGACGTTTCGGGTTCACGCACCCCTTTCGTCGGCCAGCAAACGGTTTACTCCGCGACTATCGATGCGGGTTCTGCATCGCTCGACCACATCGTTTGGTCACTCGATGGAACGGCTATCGCCACAGATTCTCTCTCGGGTGCGAAAGACGTCGATACTATCACCCGGACGTTCCCGAACACCGGTACGAGAACGGTTACCGCTACTGTGTACGATACGGACGGACAGACGGACACGGATTCGATCGATTTGTCCGTCCGATCGAACGGGAGCCCCCCACCGTCGAGTTCCACTGCCCAGAAGTACACGCCAACTGTTGCTGGTGATTCACTGATCACGGGGACGGCACCGTTTCGTGGAACGTATCGTTTGAAGTCTATCCCCACACCGAACCAAATACGTTCCGTCCGTTGGTTTGGAGACGGCGTACGACTCGCAAGCGGTCGAACGCTGACGACCGACTGGAAAGCGGGTGACCATTCGCTGTACGCCGCCGTCTCCTACTCTGATGGCTCCCACGACATCGCCCGTTTTTCCGACGGGACGACCACTGTCGTAGCCGACCCCAAACCCACGATTGACCTCCCATCGCTCGACAGTTATGGTGCGGTTTCTGGTCGAACCACCGCGACAGATCCGTACGGTAACCTGCAATCGGTTCGCGTCCAGCTGGGTGGAAAGAGAATCGGCCACACTAAAATGGATGCCACCTCCCCCGGAGCGATGCAGCGGCATCGATCGGTATCCTTCGACACTCGGGATTTCAAGGTCGGTAAGAAGTACACGCTCTCCGTGACGGCAGTCGATTTTCACGGCCAAAAAAGCACGCTGAAACGGACCATAACACCCGCGAAGATGCCGAAAATCATCCAATCAGGGTTCGTTAAAAACGATGTAGATTCGTACGATGAGCGGATCGACCCGAAACGATATACTGCACACCACGTGACGAAAATAGATTTAAATGGAGTTGATCCGTCGGATGTCAAATTCCATTTCACCACCAAACATGAAAAGAAGCTGATAAAACTATCCGGAGAGGAATCTGTAAACGGGGATATTTTATCCATTAATACACTCTGGGCTGGCTCTACTCCGAAAAACTATGATATTGTCCAAAATATCAACATAGAGAACCCAAATTCGGGGAATAGTGAATGGTTCTATGAAGAAAAACATTTCTTGCATGTGAACCCCAGCCCTCCAGAAATTCGACTTTCGGTCATCCGCGATGGGGGGACCGGTTATCGTCCGACCAATCTGGGGATGGTTGTGGATGCGGGCGACTCGTTCGACCCGGATGGATCAGAGTTAAGGTATATCTGGAAACAAGGAGCTAATCCGATCACTCCGGATAACACGACAGCGAAGTTTAGCTCCGTCGAACTCGCTGGACTGGAAGTCCGCGACGGATACAACAAGTCGGCTTCGGTCAATTCCCACTTTCTCAACTACTTCGCGCCGGAGATTAAAAATGTGGAGTTGCTTTCGGACGGGCCTTACAAACCAAACGAGACGATACGTCTACGGGTCACGACCGAACGATACAAATTTAGCAAAAATAGCTATCACCTTCGATATGATTTGGGGATTTCAATTGAAGGTGCATCCGGTTCGATCACTGATTGGCAAAAAGACAAGATTACGAAAAGGAGTCTTAAAGAAAATTTCCACGGTACGGACCCTCGATACTACACTGGAATCGTGGAGCTTCCAGCATCCCAACTGTTCCGGAAAAACGACACCGTGAAGGTGCGGGTATATAACGAAGAGAGACCGGAGACGTACAACGAGATCGAAATTCCGGATGTCGAGGTAATGCGGAGATACGGTCAGTTCTGGACGAACCCCAGAATCAAGAGCACGGAGTATTTCGTTAACCGGCCGACGTACGACTGGAAACTCGCAACATCGCCGGAGAAACGCGACCGCTATCTCTCGAAGGGATATTCAGTCGATCAGAAGAGTCGTGATGGCTTCGAGTACTCGCTCGAAGAGCGCAAAAAGGTTCGGGACGCGAAATACGAAGATGTTGATCGGTCGTTCTCGACCGAGTTACAGCAGTCGGCATTCTTACAGGGACACCCGAACTGGTGGTCGACGGGTCGCAAGGCGGAAAAATACACCTACACGACGACCGAGCACGAATGGCACGATTCGAAATCGGGGAGAGGGAGATTCACCGGGGAGACACGACGTGTGCAGGTTCACCCGGCGCAGTATCGAACGTTGAAACAGTTCGCTCACGAACACGAAGTGACGAAGACGGGGACTAGAACGGTCCGGAAGACGAAACAGGTCGAAGTGACGAAAACGGATACCAAATACGTGATGCAGTGTCGTCCGAACGGTATTTGTTTCGAAGTTCCGGAGCAGTACACGTACACGACGACCGTCTCAAGGACGTACACGACGACCGAGACATATACCTATACGGTCACCGAGACGGATACCTACTGGTCGTATCAAAAATTTAACTTCGATGACTACTATACGGGTGAACAAAAGCGAGTGAAAGTAGAGGATGCAGAGTACGATACAGAGTATCGGTTCGAGTACTCGGAACGACACACGGGCGTAGACTACACGTACGGAGTGCAAACGCGGGAGAAAGTCCGAGATGCACAGTACGAATGGCAAGAGCAGTCAACGACGACGAAACGGGATGTCGCAATGTCGTTCGCCCGGAACAGTGATTGGCGAATTGGAAGTTATCGCCCGAACGTGAAGTGGAGTCTAAAGAAGCGGACGGGTACCGAGACCAAAACTGTCGATCAGTATCTGGAATCAGATACCGTCGTAATGACCTACGTGACTGCAAAAGTCGACCTTGTTCGTCAGTATGTTACCGAAGGTGGCGAAATTCAGAACAATACTGTCGGGGAGAAGATCGTTGATGAGTCCTTCCAAAATCTCCTGACCGACTCTGATCTTCGGACGCAACTCAAACACCACCGAGACCAACGAGAAAACGGCTGTAATGGTGAAACAAACTGCATGACATAA
- a CDS encoding M99 family carboxypeptidase catalytic domain-containing protein, whose amino-acid sequence MRRRSLLSKTGALLAGGMAMSVAGSGRESLDPSYRILPDTKYETGVFVREGTSDGPTAMVVGGIHGDEQCGYRAASEIAGWQVGRGKLVVLPKANRVAIRRDRREGAHGDLNRQFPTGEKPETRLARAIWGVVERHNPDVVLDLHRSVGIYGYHESSVGQMIWPTDAGNASEYAKRTAEELNGNVVPWYMPFHEYRRGGELDGSRPMLVHKVAGDLDRPGYIVETTEFFLDADTRVQWEKAVATDLLSRHGIEQRGNR is encoded by the coding sequence ATGCGACGGCGCTCACTGCTTTCGAAGACCGGCGCACTCCTCGCCGGAGGGATGGCGATGTCGGTCGCCGGGAGCGGACGGGAGAGTCTCGACCCTTCCTATCGAATCCTTCCGGATACGAAGTACGAGACGGGGGTCTTCGTTCGAGAGGGGACGTCCGACGGGCCGACGGCGATGGTGGTCGGTGGGATACACGGCGACGAGCAGTGTGGTTATCGCGCCGCGAGCGAAATCGCGGGATGGCAGGTCGGCCGGGGAAAACTGGTCGTACTTCCGAAGGCCAACCGAGTGGCGATTCGAAGGGACCGGCGAGAAGGAGCACATGGCGACTTGAACCGTCAGTTTCCGACCGGCGAGAAACCGGAGACGAGGTTGGCTCGCGCCATCTGGGGAGTGGTCGAGCGCCACAACCCGGACGTGGTGCTCGATTTGCATCGGTCGGTCGGCATCTACGGCTATCACGAGTCGTCGGTCGGGCAGATGATTTGGCCGACGGACGCCGGAAACGCGAGCGAGTACGCGAAGCGGACGGCGGAGGAATTGAACGGAAACGTCGTCCCGTGGTACATGCCGTTTCACGAGTATCGCCGCGGCGGCGAACTCGACGGGTCGAGACCGATGCTGGTACACAAGGTGGCGGGCGATCTCGACCGGCCGGGATACATCGTGGAGACGACAGAGTTCTTCCTCGACGCCGACACGCGGGTTCAGTGGGAGAAGGCGGTGGCGACCGACCTGCTCTCACGGCACGGTATCGAACAGCGAGGGAACCGATGA